CAGCGCGTATTCAACAAATATATCCAGGGCAAGCACGCCGTCATTTTGAGCGTAGTGCCCAAGGGCAAAGCCGACGAGGTAGCTGCTAAGGATAACTATACGGCTTCAAGCGCCGGCTACGTAGCCCCTAACTACGGCTACGAGGGCCTGAAATACGTAAAAGCCACCGACACCTTCGACCGCTCGCAGCAGCCCAAGCCAGGTGCTAACCCGGTAGTAAAGGTGCCGGCCATCTGGCAGGATAAATTTGGCAATGGCCTCAAGCTCATCGGCACCAAAAACACCGAGCTGCCTACTACCACCATGCTGCTCACCATCGAAGGTGGCCACCGCCTGGAGCAGGCCAACGCCGGTAAAGCCGGGCTAGCCTCGCTCACGGCCCAGATGCTGAACGAAGGCTCGGCGAAATACACCGGCGAGGAGTTTGCCGCCGCCCTCGACCGCCTGGGCAGCATCGTGCAGGTGTTTGCCGGCGACGACAACACAATGGTATATGTGCAGAGCCTGACCAAGAACCTGCCTGCCACGCTCGCCCTGCTCGACCAGCGCCTGCTGCATCCGCGCTTCGACGCGGCCGACTTCGACCGGGTGAAAAAGCAGACCTTGCAAGGTATTGCCAACCAAGTGACCCAGCCCGTTACCATCGCCAACAATGCCTATGCGCGCCTGCTCTACGGCCCAAGCGACATCATGGGCGTGCCGGTGAGCGGCACCACCGCTAGCGTCACGGGCATTTCCCTCGACGACGTAAAGCAGTTTTACCAGCAGTACTACTCACCCAGCGTGAGCTTCCTCACCGTGGTGAGCGACCAGGCCCAGGCGGCCGTGGAGCCGGGCCTGGGTTTCCTCAAAAGCTGGGCGGCCAAGCCCGTGACGCTGCCCGTAGCCAGCACGCCCGCGCCGCCCGATAAAACCAAGATTTACTTTATCGACAAGCCCGGCGCGGCGCAGTCGGAAATCCGGGTGGGCTACCTCACGCCGCTCGCCTACGACGCCACCGGCGACTATTACCGCGCCTACCTCTCGAACTACCTGCTCGGCGGGGCCTTCAACTCGCGCATCAACCTGAACCTGCGCGAGAACAAGGGCTACACCTACGGCGCCAACTCGGGCTACCGGGCTAGTCGCTACGCTGGTCCCTACACGGCCCAGGCTGGCGTGCGCGCCGATGCCACCGCTGCTTCGGTAAAGGAGTTTATGAGCGAAATCACGAACTACCGCAATGGTATTTCGGATGAAGAGCTGGCCTTTCTGCAAGCCTCGGTGGGCCAGAGCGACGCCCTGCGCTACGAAACCGGCCAGCAAAAAGCCAGCTTCCTGTCGCGCCTCGTCGAGTATAATTTACAGCCCGACTACGTAAACCAGCAGGCCAGCATTCTGAAGGCGCTGAAGAAAGAAGACGTGCAGGCCTCGGCCCAGAAATACCTGCCCGCCGACAAGATGTATATTGTGGTGGTGGGCGACCGCGCCAAGGCCTTCCCCGGCCTCTCGCAGCTCGGCTACGACGTGCAGGAGTTGGACCTGAATGGCCAGCCCATAGTGGCTTCGGCGGTGCCCGCTGCTCCGGTAACTGGTGCGGCTAGCCCCGCCCTGCCGGCCCTGCCCGATGGCAAAACCAAGACCGAAACGCCCGACGGCGGCAAGGTTAAAACCAAGAAGAAGCGCGGCGAATAACGGCGTGGAATGAATTTTGCCCGGAAAGCCCGCCGCTTCGGCGGGCTTTTTTGCAGCCGGTTGGGTCGGCATGCGTTCCCGCCCTACCTTCGCGGGCTAAATCATCTTTTATTGTGGCTTCGTCTCAACAACTTGCTCAGCTCGACCGCCTGGAGCGGCAGGTAACCACCTTAGTGGCTGCCTATCAGCAGCTGCGCGAGGAGCTAGCCGATGCCCACACCACGATTGAACACCTGCGGGCCGACGAGCGTGAGCGAGAAAAACAGCTGCGCGAGTACCAAAACCAGGAAAACATTGTTAAACTTGTCCAGACTATAGCCGGCGGGGAACCCACCCAGGCCAACGAGCTGAAACAACGCCTCAACGAATACATCCGCGAACTAGATAAGTGCCTTGCTTATTTGAGGGAATAATGCCCCTTCTCATATGAATACGTATCTTGCTCTCTAAATGAACGACTTAGCTATCAAAATTCGCATTGCCGAGCGCGATTATCCCATGCGGGTAGCCGTGGCCGACGAGGAGCGCCTGCGCCTGGCCGGCCGGCAGCTCAGCGAAAAGCTGCGCGAGTTTCGGGAGCAGTACGGCATTCAGGACAAACAGGACCTGCTGGCGATGGTAGCCCTCGCCACAATGGCTGACTCCTTGAAAGTCAGCAAAGAAAAGGATGGAACCGATGCAGCCCTCACCGAGCGCCTGGCGCGCCTCGACGAGCTGCTGACTGGCGTGGTGCTGGCGGCCTAGCGGGCCGCCGGGTAGCACCCGTGACTGATTCGTTGGCCCGGCCGGGCGCACCGAAGGCGAGCGGCCTTCGCGAGTGTTCCGGTTCCGGGTTTTTGCCGTGGCTATGGTTTTGATTCACTTCACTTCCATAACTCCATGTCTCAACTAATTTTATATTGCGCGGTTGCTGCCATCGTCGCCCTCGTGGTGGGCGTGCTGGTGGGCCGGCAGCTAGCCGGCAAAGCCCGGCAAGACCACGAAGGCGAAGCTAGGGCCAAAGCCCAGCAGCTACTCGAAGAAGCCGAAACCCAGGCCAACCGCACCCGCGACGAGCGCATTCAGCAGTCGAAAGACAAGTTTCGCAACCTCAAAAACGAGTACGAGCAGGAGCAGAAGCGCCAGCGGCGCGAGTTTGACACCGAAAGCCAGCGCCTCAAGGCCGCCCTCGACCAAGAGCTGACCGAGCGCCGCCAGGGTGTATTAGCCCAGGAGCAGAGCATCAAACACCTCACTGATACTACGCAGCGCCAGCTCGAAGCCCTGCAACACAAGGAGAAAGAACTGGAAGCCACCCGCGAAAAACTGGAAACCCAGGCCCAGCAGCAGCGCGAGCGCCTGGAGCAGCAAGAAGAAAAGCGCCAGCAAAAGCACGAAACTACGCTAGCCGACCTGCAGGCTAAACAGCAGCAGGCCGAGGCCCAAATCCACGAAGTACAGAGCCAACTCGAAAAAGTAGCCGGCCTCACCGCCGCCGAAGCCCGCGAGCAATTGGTGGAAAGCTTGAAGAACGAGGCGCAGCTTCAGGCTAGCTCCTACATCAAGGATACCGTGGCGCAGGCCAAGCTCACGGCCACTAAGGATGCCAAGAAGGTAGTGCTCGAAACCATTCAGCGCACCGCTTCGGAGCACGCCATCGAGAACTGCGTGTCGGTGTTTAACATCGAAAGCGACGATGTGAAGGGTAAAATTATCGGCCGCGAGGGCCGCAACATTCGGGCGCTCGAAGCGGCTACGGGCGTCGAAGTCATCGTAGACGACACGCCCGAGGCTATCATCATCTCGGGCTTCGACCCGGTGCGCCGCGAAATTGCCCGCCTCTCGCTGCACCTGCTGGTGAAGGACGGCCGCATTCACCCGGCTAGGGTGGAGGAAATTGTGGCTAAGACCACCAAAAAAATCGAGGAGGAAATCATTGAAATCGGCGAGCGCACGGTTATCGACCTCGGCATTCACGGCCTGCACCCCGAGCTGATTCGGATGGTAGGCCGCATGCGCTTCCGCTCCAGCTACGGCCAGAATTTGCTCCAGCACAGCCGCGAAGTAGCCAATCTCTGCGCCACAATGGCCGCCGAGCTGGGCCTCAACGTGAAGCACGCCCGCCGCGCCGGCCTGCTCCACGACATTGGCAAGGTAACCACCGAGGAGCCCGAGCTGCCCCACGCCATTCTGGGCATGGAGATGGCCAAGAAGTACAAGGAGCACCCCGACGTGGTGAACGCCATCGGCGCCCACCACGACGAAATCGAGATGACGGCGCTCATTTCGCCCATCGTGCAGGCTTGCGACGCCATTTCGGGCTCGCGCCCCGGCGCCCGGCGCGAAATGATGGAGAGCTACATCAAGCGCCTCAAGCAGCTGGAGGAAACCGCTAGCTCGTTCAAAGGCGTCAACCAGACCTACGCCATACAGGCCGGCCGCGAGCTGCGCGTGATTGTGGACGCCGAAAACGTGAGCGATGACCGCGCCGGCGAGCTAAGCTTCGAGATTTCGCAGAAAATTGAGAAGGAAATGCAGTACCCGGGGCAGATTAAGGTCACGGTTATCCGCGAAATGCGCTCGGTAGCCTACGCTAAATAAGTACTTGCTCAGCAAGGATAAGTAAAGCCCCGTTAGCAGCTGCTAACGGGGCTTTACTTTTGCCTGTGCTTTATGAAAAATAATTTTTGTCGCCCAATTAGCTCCTCACGGCCCATTTACCTTAGTATGCTGGCATTAGCTGCGCTAGCTGCCGCCTGCGTGCGAAACCCCTACGCAGCAACCAATAAGATATATCGCCAGCAAGTAAAAACGCTGGTCCGCCAATTGCGCACCCAGCCTGCCCAGCCGCCCGCCGATAGCCTGCCCGCCACGCCCTACTGGGCCGGCACCGTCAATTTTAACCTGCGCAAGCCCAACTACGTCATCATTCACCACACGGCGCAGCACAGCACCGAGCAGACTCTCAAGACGTTCACGCTCGTTAAAACGCAAGTGAGCGCGCATTATGTCATCGGGCGCGATG
The genomic region above belongs to Hymenobacter sp. BRD128 and contains:
- a CDS encoding pitrilysin family protein, whose amino-acid sequence is MKAHFAYPLLLSLAVVAAPAAAQKKPATTKPASAKAVPTAKIGGARLVEKVTAKPGELVIPYEKYVLPNGLTVIVAEDHSDPLVHVDVTYHVGSAREQIGKSGFAHFFEHMMFQGSDHVGDQQHFKLVTAAGGTLNGSTNQDRTNYYETVPSNQLETALWLEADRMGFLLDAVSQKKFEIQRSTVKNERGQNYDNRPYGLASEYVSKTLYPYGHPYSWLTIGYLKDLDNSNVDDLKNFFLRWYGPNNATLTVGGDVTAAQVLKYAEKYFGPIKRGPAVPVQKLPEPVLTADRYVSYEDNVRFPMLQLVFPTVPHGHPDEAALDALADIIGGGKTSLLYKNLVKPQKAVQAQAYQRNSELAGEFAMIALNVPTTRLDSTEAIMRKTLAEVAKTGISDEQVARYKASTEAQLINSLSSVSGKVSQLAANQTFFNNPNRLPLDLKELRSLTKADVQRVFNKYIQGKHAVILSVVPKGKADEVAAKDNYTASSAGYVAPNYGYEGLKYVKATDTFDRSQQPKPGANPVVKVPAIWQDKFGNGLKLIGTKNTELPTTTMLLTIEGGHRLEQANAGKAGLASLTAQMLNEGSAKYTGEEFAAALDRLGSIVQVFAGDDNTMVYVQSLTKNLPATLALLDQRLLHPRFDAADFDRVKKQTLQGIANQVTQPVTIANNAYARLLYGPSDIMGVPVSGTTASVTGISLDDVKQFYQQYYSPSVSFLTVVSDQAQAAVEPGLGFLKSWAAKPVTLPVASTPAPPDKTKIYFIDKPGAAQSEIRVGYLTPLAYDATGDYYRAYLSNYLLGGAFNSRINLNLRENKGYTYGANSGYRASRYAGPYTAQAGVRADATAASVKEFMSEITNYRNGISDEELAFLQASVGQSDALRYETGQQKASFLSRLVEYNLQPDYVNQQASILKALKKEDVQASAQKYLPADKMYIVVVGDRAKAFPGLSQLGYDVQELDLNGQPIVASAVPAAPVTGAASPALPALPDGKTKTETPDGGKVKTKKKRGE
- a CDS encoding cell division protein ZapA; this encodes MNDLAIKIRIAERDYPMRVAVADEERLRLAGRQLSEKLREFREQYGIQDKQDLLAMVALATMADSLKVSKEKDGTDAALTERLARLDELLTGVVLAA
- the rny gene encoding ribonuclease Y, yielding MSQLILYCAVAAIVALVVGVLVGRQLAGKARQDHEGEARAKAQQLLEEAETQANRTRDERIQQSKDKFRNLKNEYEQEQKRQRREFDTESQRLKAALDQELTERRQGVLAQEQSIKHLTDTTQRQLEALQHKEKELEATREKLETQAQQQRERLEQQEEKRQQKHETTLADLQAKQQQAEAQIHEVQSQLEKVAGLTAAEAREQLVESLKNEAQLQASSYIKDTVAQAKLTATKDAKKVVLETIQRTASEHAIENCVSVFNIESDDVKGKIIGREGRNIRALEAATGVEVIVDDTPEAIIISGFDPVRREIARLSLHLLVKDGRIHPARVEEIVAKTTKKIEEEIIEIGERTVIDLGIHGLHPELIRMVGRMRFRSSYGQNLLQHSREVANLCATMAAELGLNVKHARRAGLLHDIGKVTTEEPELPHAILGMEMAKKYKEHPDVVNAIGAHHDEIEMTALISPIVQACDAISGSRPGARREMMESYIKRLKQLEETASSFKGVNQTYAIQAGRELRVIVDAENVSDDRAGELSFEISQKIEKEMQYPGQIKVTVIREMRSVAYAK